In a single window of the Bacillus rossius redtenbacheri isolate Brsri chromosome 8, Brsri_v3, whole genome shotgun sequence genome:
- the LOC134535361 gene encoding outer dynein arm-docking complex subunit 4-like, producing MAEEDELTPFQRWSRYQQFVTQRETGIWLLNRGQPRKGFPFLENALQTFPKDIRSLTGRAQCKLDEFEYEEAIRHAAAVSAVDPGSLEAKFLAARALYELGDFEESLVVFHRGRRQLRTPGKFESGRQTAEETIENCVGRNAGPILVKLCPEVHLEAAEAAAEAAAEAAAEEAVAEEAAAEEAAAGGGDAAQTSSSEAAQRRTSKLYLGSLHADKETLARLRTAHELRTSPHAEQARALAAEGHALLARTEEMMETIRPLYTITRWHERPCRTVTRNLVAKKIEEAQKYAVEVVDKVTSVQDTKDIKQHRR from the exons ATGGCCGAAGAAGACGAGTTGACGCCCTTCCAGCGGTGGTCGAGGTACCAGCAGTTCGTCACGCAGCGGGAGACAGGCATCTGGCTCCTCAACAGGGGCCAGCCCCGTAAAGGGTTCCCGTTCCTGGAGAACGCCCTCCAGACCTTTCCCAAGGACATACGATCCCTCACAG GCAGGGCGCAGTGCAAGCTGGACGAGTTCGAGTACGAGGAGGCCATCCGGCACGCGGCGGCCGTCTCCGCGGTGGACCCCGGCTCCCTGGAGGCCAAGTTCCTGGCCGCGAGGGCGCTGTACGAGCTGGGCGACTTCGAGGAGTCTCTGGTCGTGTTCCACCGCGGCCGCAGGCAGCTGAGGACCCCGGGCAAGTTCGAGTCGGGGCGCCAGACG GCGGAGGAGACCATCGAGAACTGCGTGGGGCGCAACGCCGGGCCGATCCTGGTGAAGCTGTGCCCCGAGGTGCACTtggaggcggcggaggcggcggcggaggcggcggctGAGGCGGCGGCCGAGGAGGCGGTGGCTGAGGAGGCGGCGGCCGAGGAGGCGGCGGCTGGTGGCGGCGACGCGGCGCAGACGTCGAGCTCCGAGGCGGCGCAGCGGCGCACGTCCAAGCTGTACCTGGGCTCGCTGCACGCCGACAAGGAGACCTTGGCCCGGCTGCGGACGGCGCACGAGCTGCGCACTTCGCCCCACGCCGAGCAGGCGCGCGCGCTGGCGGCCGAGGGACACGCCCTCCTGGCGCGGACCGAG GAAATGATGGAGACAATAAGGCCACTTTACACCATCACCCGCTGGCACGAACGACCTTGCAGGACCGTCACTCGGAATCTGGTTGCAAAGAAAATCGAAGAAGCTCAGAAATATGCAGTAGAGGTCGTTGATAAAGTGACAAGTGTTCAAGACACAAAAGACATCaag CAGCATCGAAGGTGa